From Panthera uncia isolate 11264 chromosome X, Puncia_PCG_1.0, whole genome shotgun sequence, the proteins below share one genomic window:
- the ZCCHC12 gene encoding zinc finger CCHC domain-containing protein 12 encodes MASIIARMGNSRRQNAPLPPWAHSMLRSLGRSLGPLMASVAERNMKLFSGRVVPAQGEETFENWLIQVNGALPDWNMSEEEKLKRLLKTLRGPAREVMLLLQAANPNLSVADFLRAMKLVFGESESSMSAHGKFFNTLQAQGEKASLYVIRLEVQLQNAIQAGIIAQKDANQTRLHQLLLGAELNGDLRFRLKHLLRMYANEQERLPNFLELIKMVREEEDWDDTFLKQKRPKRSESLVERATSLMAFQGSPQIVVGSPDCNVIEIDDALDDSDEDVILVESQDPPLSFTASPFPRRRARPRDQVLVIDSPSSSRAQSPSTSGGSGHKNDGSRHLRRTRKRKHTIRCSYCGEEGHSKETCDNDSSRAQVFENLIITLQELTHTEEEGPREAPGQQDDPCELVSPSLT; translated from the coding sequence ATGGCTAGCATCATTGCGCGCATGGGTAATAGCCGGCGGCAGAACGCACCCTTGCCGCCGTGGGCCCATTCTATGCTGAGGTCCCTGGGGAGAAGCCTCGGCCCTTTAATGGCCAGCGTGGCAGAGAGAAATATGAAGTTGTTCTCGGGGAGGGTGGTGCCAGCCCAGGGGGAAGAAACCTTTGAAAACTGGCTCATCCAAGTCAATGGGGCCCTGCCGGATTGGAATATGTCTGAGGAGGAGAAGCTCAAGCGCTTGCTGAAAACGCTTCGAGGCCCCGCCAGGGAGGTCATGCTTTTGCTGCAGGCGGCCAACCCCAATCTAAGTGTGGCCGATTTCTTGCGTGCCATGAAATTGGTGTTTGGAGAATCCGAAAGCAGTATGTCGGCTCACGGTAAATTTTTTAACACCCTGCAGGCGCAAGGGGAGAAAGCCTCCCTTTATGTGATCCGTTTAGAGGTGCAGCTCCAAAATGCTATTCAGGCGGGGATCATAGCTCAGAAAGACGCAAACCAGACCCGCCTGCACCAGCTCCTTTTAGGGGCCGAGCTGAACGGGGACCTGCGCTTTAGGCTGAAGCATCTTCTCAGGATGTATGCAAATGAGCAGGAGCGCCTCCCCAATTTCCTCGAGTTGATCAAGATGGTCAGGGAGGAAGAGGATTGGGATGACACTTTCCTTAAACAGAAACGGCCCAAAAGATCTGAGTCACTGGTGGAGAGGGCCACCAGCCTGATGGCATTTCAGGGCTCCCCGCAGATAGTGGTCGGCAGTCCCGACTGCAACGTGATAGAGATAGATGATGCCCTCGATGACTCAGATGAGGATGTGATCCTGGTGGAGTCTCAGGACCCTCCACTGTCATTCACGGCTTCTCCGTTCCCCAGACGCAGGGCCAGACCTCGGGACCAAGTGCTAGTCATCGATTCCCCTAGCAGTTCCCGGGCTCAGTCTCCTTCCACCAGCGGGGGTTCTGGGCATAAGAATGATGGTTCTAGGCACCTGCGTAGAACCAGGAAGCGAAAACACACAATCCGCTGCTCCTACTGCGGCGAGGAGGGCCACTCAAAGGAAACCTGTGACAATGACAGCAGCCGGGCCCAGGTGTTTGAGAATCTGATCATCACCCTGCAGGAGCTGACCCATACAGAGGAGGAGGGACCCAGAGAGGCCCCTGGCCAACAAGATGACCCTTGTGAGCTGGTGTCCCCTAGCCTTACATGA